The Desmonostoc muscorum LEGE 12446 genome includes a region encoding these proteins:
- a CDS encoding HAD family hydrolase, translating to MLRLITDFDGPIIDVSDRYYRVYQFCLEKTRRPDQAVQELPKAEFWQLKRKRVPEKQIALNSGLDEAQAQEFSQLRRQTVHTQPYFEYDTLAPGAVDALLKVQQAGIDLAVMTMRRVRELDYAFQKYDLGRFFPENRCYCLSNDYVKTRDIEDKPLLMARALQELPAAADTWMVGDTEADITAGKNHGIKVMAVESGIRDRTQLELYHPDLIVKDLSAAVDLILEPKL from the coding sequence ATGCTAAGACTAATTACTGACTTCGACGGCCCAATTATTGATGTTTCCGACCGGTACTACCGAGTTTATCAATTTTGCTTGGAAAAAACCCGTCGCCCAGACCAAGCAGTGCAAGAACTTCCCAAAGCAGAGTTTTGGCAGTTAAAGCGTAAGCGTGTTCCGGAAAAACAAATCGCCTTAAATTCTGGCTTAGACGAAGCCCAAGCACAAGAATTCTCCCAATTACGGCGACAAACAGTACATACACAACCTTACTTTGAGTATGACACTCTTGCACCGGGCGCTGTGGATGCACTGTTAAAAGTTCAACAAGCTGGCATTGATTTGGCAGTTATGACCATGCGCCGAGTCCGGGAACTCGATTATGCCTTCCAAAAATATGATTTAGGCAGATTTTTTCCAGAAAATCGTTGTTATTGCCTGAGTAACGACTACGTTAAAACTCGTGACATCGAGGATAAACCCTTGTTGATGGCCAGGGCATTACAAGAACTACCTGCCGCCGCTGATACCTGGATGGTGGGAGATACGGAAGCGGACATCACCGCTGGGAAAAACCACGGTATAAAAGTGATGGCTGTGGAATCTGGTATTCGCGATCGCACTCAATTAGAACTTTACCACCCCGACTTAATCGTTAAAGACTTAAGTGCCGCTGTAGATTTAATCCTAGAGCCTAAACTTTGA
- a CDS encoding Precorrin-3B methylase, whose amino-acid sequence MAKQDTPLTGEALIKEVCRRIRVARSYWDAHNNAACRGERDRALALYNTLSQEQKQQIPQVLRVWLRYRSEKYFGAHRTPPKSARKSK is encoded by the coding sequence ATGGCAAAGCAAGACACTCCACTCACGGGAGAAGCGCTTATTAAAGAAGTTTGTCGGCGAATTCGGGTAGCCCGTAGCTATTGGGATGCTCACAACAATGCTGCCTGTCGGGGCGAACGCGATCGAGCTTTAGCCCTTTACAACACTTTAAGTCAGGAACAAAAACAGCAGATTCCGCAAGTGTTAAGGGTGTGGTTGCGTTATCGTAGTGAGAAGTACTTTGGCGCACACCGAACACCGCCCAAATCAGCACGGAAATCAAAATAG
- a CDS encoding sensor histidine kinase: MRWVTRRKIKSEIVIGRQAALLGIIVLAIVIISRLTGGLQFLEWMAFNKFLRFRAPEPIDDKVLVMGINEADIRSVGRYPIPDREIATPIEAVQMKQVSKALHESGLFPTPYSLLPTFKSVESYKPKAIGLDIVKDIPIEPGNSQLVKIFHENKNLIGIEKVLPPDQIPPPPQLSQQQVGFSDLQSDRDGKYRRYLLWTTNPKNSQQEKFSLSLWLTAAYLFAQGINLETGIRDPDTIRFDSVEIPRFLPNSAQYVGTNADGVKTLLNFRSGREPFGILSLKDIKTENFVPIWLRDRLVLIGINASSVPDFFNTSAIAALKIPGQVSGVELDGQACSQIVHPVLDKRPFLKNVWLDKWEYLWIITWGFIPIIIGRMTQSLWKNLLAVSAVIVCLIGVGYLLILWGWWIPVVPGLLILGINGLGLSAFAFYRHDEVLKSKIKERQRTIENIFHVIHNGPLQTLAHALRHMRAQDLPNEQLLWELEKLNHEIREIGEYLKLKSLSPEESLRLGSGLKLDLKRPTHELLYEVYTSTLERDDLEYLKTLKVKIRTFEPIDDKYLSLEQKRELCLFLEETLCNIGKHAKRVKRVEATGEENQGWYTLRIKDNGCGIASSYESKGTSQLKNAARNLGGSFKRESLYRKGTVCEITWPLVTTKNQNQSIKDWLKTFFQV; the protein is encoded by the coding sequence ATGAGATGGGTGACAAGGAGAAAAATTAAAAGTGAAATTGTTATTGGGCGGCAAGCAGCGCTTCTAGGAATAATAGTCCTAGCAATTGTCATTATTTCGCGTTTAACTGGAGGGCTGCAATTTTTGGAGTGGATGGCATTTAATAAATTTTTGCGTTTTCGTGCGCCGGAACCGATAGATGACAAAGTTCTGGTTATGGGCATTAATGAAGCAGATATCCGGAGTGTAGGACGCTATCCCATTCCAGATCGGGAAATTGCTACCCCGATCGAGGCAGTCCAGATGAAGCAAGTTTCAAAAGCCTTGCATGAAAGCGGTCTTTTCCCCACTCCCTACTCCCTACTCCCCACTTTCAAGTCAGTAGAGAGCTATAAACCAAAAGCCATTGGCCTTGATATTGTTAAGGATATACCCATTGAGCCTGGTAATAGCCAATTGGTGAAGATATTTCACGAGAATAAAAATCTCATCGGTATTGAAAAAGTATTACCACCAGATCAAATTCCGCCGCCTCCCCAATTATCTCAACAGCAAGTCGGTTTTTCCGATCTGCAATCAGATCGAGACGGCAAATATCGACGTTACCTGCTTTGGACAACTAATCCCAAAAATTCCCAACAGGAGAAGTTTTCCCTCTCTCTGTGGTTAACAGCAGCATATTTATTTGCTCAAGGCATTAACCTCGAAACTGGTATACGCGATCCTGATACTATACGATTTGACTCAGTTGAAATCCCACGCTTTTTACCCAATTCTGCACAATATGTAGGGACAAATGCAGATGGTGTAAAGACACTTTTGAATTTTCGCAGTGGGAGAGAACCCTTTGGAATTTTATCTCTCAAAGATATTAAAACTGAGAACTTTGTGCCAATTTGGTTACGCGATCGCTTAGTTTTAATTGGGATTAATGCCTCCAGTGTACCTGATTTTTTTAATACTTCGGCAATTGCTGCTTTGAAAATTCCTGGTCAAGTTTCAGGAGTAGAATTGGATGGTCAGGCTTGTTCCCAAATAGTTCATCCTGTTTTGGATAAACGACCATTTTTAAAAAATGTCTGGCTTGATAAATGGGAATATCTGTGGATTATCACTTGGGGATTTATACCGATTATTATTGGTCGGATGACTCAATCTCTATGGAAGAATTTGTTAGCTGTTAGCGCTGTTATTGTTTGCCTGATTGGAGTAGGTTATTTACTAATTTTATGGGGATGGTGGATTCCTGTTGTACCAGGTTTGTTAATCTTAGGAATTAATGGTTTAGGACTGAGTGCATTTGCATTCTATCGACACGATGAGGTATTGAAATCTAAAATTAAGGAACGCCAACGTACTATTGAAAATATATTTCATGTGATTCATAACGGGCCATTGCAAACCCTAGCTCATGCCTTACGGCATATGCGAGCGCAGGATTTACCAAACGAACAACTCCTCTGGGAACTTGAAAAACTCAATCACGAAATTCGAGAAATTGGTGAATATCTCAAACTAAAATCTCTTTCTCCAGAAGAAAGTTTGCGTTTGGGAAGTGGTTTAAAGCTTGACTTAAAACGCCCAACTCACGAACTGTTATATGAAGTATACACGAGTACGCTTGAGCGAGACGATCTCGAATACTTAAAAACTCTTAAAGTCAAAATCCGTACATTTGAGCCAATTGATGATAAGTACTTGAGTCTCGAACAAAAGCGAGAACTCTGTCTATTTCTCGAAGAAACTTTATGTAATATCGGGAAACATGCTAAAAGAGTCAAACGGGTTGAAGCGACTGGAGAAGAAAACCAAGGCTGGTACACTCTCAGGATTAAAGATAATGGTTGTGGAATCGCCTCATCTTATGAAAGTAAAGGTACAAGTCAACTCAAAAATGCAGCAAGAAATTTAGGTGGTAGTTTTAAGCGAGAGTCCCTTTATCGCAAAGGTACTGTGTGTGAAATAACATGGCCGCTAGTAACTACTAAAAATCAGAATCAAAGTATTAAAGATTGGTTGAAAACTTTTTTTCAAGTTTAA
- a CDS encoding two-component system response regulator has translation MNYEHLDSYKKDILIVDDMPDNLRVLSSILTREGYNVRKALNWQMALTATQTVLPDLILLDIMMPEVDGYEICQTFKAWELTADIPVIFISALDDVFDKVKAFRVGGADYITKPFEFQEVLVRVQNQLALRSARLEILKLNIELEHRVKQRTWELENALQKLHDEIISRQKLQSQILDIALHDSLTGLPNRVLFIRQLKNALNRAKQEPNYQFAVIFLDCDRFKVINDSLGHLVGDELLIAIARRLQTCLIPIDTLARLGGDEFGILLENLTDINIAIQVAERILQQLSLAFKLSRYEVFMNASIGISWGNKDYDRPEYLLRDADTAMYRAKAQGRAKYHVFDPAMHQEAIQLLELENDLRRAVERQEFLVYYQPIVCLTTGRISGFEALVRWRHPIRGLVSPIEFIPVAEETGLIGAINTWVLQSACHQLSIWQHHPVTPEPLTISVNLSARLFSQPNLVDQIDRIISENKINSEYLQLEITESVIMENTNAIKIILEQLKQRKIKLIMDDFGTGYSSLSYLHSFPLDALKIDKSFVKRMQENQENMGLVPAMIGIANSMGMSAIAEGVETEEQLAQLRNLNCDFAQGYLFSKPIEEQLVLKLLALVPRW, from the coding sequence ATGAATTACGAGCATTTAGACTCTTATAAAAAAGATATTTTGATCGTTGACGATATGCCAGATAACCTGCGGGTTTTATCTTCAATATTGACAAGGGAAGGGTACAACGTTCGTAAAGCCTTGAACTGGCAAATGGCACTGACAGCAACTCAAACTGTATTACCAGATCTAATTTTGCTCGATATTATGATGCCAGAAGTAGATGGCTATGAAATTTGTCAAACCTTTAAAGCTTGGGAGTTAACAGCTGATATTCCAGTCATTTTTATTAGTGCTTTAGATGATGTTTTTGACAAAGTTAAAGCCTTTAGGGTAGGTGGTGCAGACTACATCACCAAACCTTTTGAGTTTCAAGAAGTTTTAGTGCGGGTGCAAAATCAACTGGCATTGAGATCAGCCCGATTGGAAATATTGAAACTAAATATCGAACTGGAACATCGGGTAAAACAGCGTACTTGGGAGCTAGAAAATGCTCTGCAAAAACTCCACGATGAAATCATTTCTCGCCAAAAATTACAAAGTCAAATCCTAGATATAGCACTGCATGATTCCCTGACTGGATTACCAAATCGAGTTTTGTTTATCAGGCAACTCAAAAATGCTCTCAATCGTGCTAAACAAGAACCTAATTATCAGTTTGCTGTAATTTTTTTAGACTGCGATCGCTTCAAAGTGATCAATGATTCTCTTGGTCATTTAGTAGGAGATGAATTGCTCATAGCCATTGCCCGCCGCCTGCAAACATGCCTGATACCTATTGATACTTTAGCACGATTAGGCGGTGACGAATTTGGCATTCTTCTAGAAAATCTTACAGATATCAATATCGCTATCCAAGTTGCCGAACGCATTTTACAACAACTATCGCTAGCTTTTAAACTCTCAAGATATGAAGTGTTTATGAATGCCAGTATTGGTATTAGTTGGGGCAATAAAGATTACGATCGCCCAGAGTATTTGCTGCGGGATGCTGATACGGCAATGTATCGTGCCAAGGCTCAAGGAAGAGCAAAATATCACGTTTTTGATCCAGCAATGCATCAGGAAGCGATTCAGCTTTTAGAATTGGAAAATGACTTGCGGAGGGCTGTTGAAAGGCAAGAATTCCTCGTTTACTATCAGCCAATTGTTTGCCTAACTACAGGGAGAATTTCTGGATTTGAAGCCTTGGTGCGCTGGCGTCATCCGATTCGTGGTTTGGTTTCTCCGATAGAATTTATTCCTGTAGCAGAAGAAACAGGTTTGATTGGTGCCATCAATACCTGGGTATTACAGTCAGCTTGCCATCAACTCAGCATCTGGCAACATCATCCAGTAACACCAGAACCCTTAACTATTAGTGTAAATTTGAGTGCCAGATTATTTTCACAGCCAAATTTGGTAGATCAAATTGACCGAATAATTTCTGAAAATAAAATAAATTCCGAATATTTACAACTAGAAATTACAGAAAGTGTAATTATGGAAAATACTAATGCAATTAAAATCATACTTGAACAATTAAAACAGCGAAAAATTAAATTGATTATGGATGATTTTGGTACAGGATATTCCTCTTTAAGTTATCTCCACAGCTTTCCTTTGGATGCACTGAAAATTGACAAATCTTTTGTCAAACGTATGCAGGAAAACCAAGAAAATATGGGGTTAGTGCCAGCAATGATTGGTATTGCCAACTCGATGGGAATGAGTGCGATCGCTGAAGGTGTTGAAACAGAAGAACAGTTAGCCCAACTGAGAAATTTAAACTGTGATTTTGCTCAAGGATATCTGTTCTCTAAACCCATAGAAGAACAATTAGTTCTGAAGTTACTTGCCTTAGTGCCTCGATGGTAG
- a CDS encoding GNAT family N-acetyltransferase translates to MFEYKISIQIQPDSKEVDFVDKQLHEFNVAKIGDYQYTPLFLLLRDSEKKVVGGLEGFIGLGWFHIATLWIAQELRGDGYGKALLLAAEQEAVNRGCLHAYVFTYSFQAPGFYQHLGYEVFGELEDFPPGHRRYFLKKSLQKNT, encoded by the coding sequence ATGTTTGAGTACAAAATATCAATTCAAATTCAGCCAGACTCCAAAGAAGTTGACTTTGTAGACAAGCAACTTCACGAATTCAATGTAGCCAAGATTGGCGATTACCAATATACGCCGTTATTTTTACTGCTTCGTGATTCCGAAAAAAAGGTTGTGGGCGGCTTGGAGGGTTTTATCGGCTTGGGATGGTTTCATATCGCTACTCTCTGGATTGCACAAGAGTTAAGAGGTGATGGATATGGAAAAGCACTTCTTTTAGCCGCAGAACAAGAGGCTGTTAATCGTGGTTGCTTACACGCGTATGTTTTCACTTACAGCTTCCAAGCTCCTGGATTCTATCAGCACTTGGGTTATGAAGTGTTTGGAGAGTTGGAGGATTTTCCTCCAGGTCATCGTCGATACTTTCTGAAAAAGTCTTTACAAAAAAACACTTAG
- a CDS encoding hybrid sensor histidine kinase/response regulator produces the protein MHLNQTNHHKKNILVVDDTPDNLRLLSAMLTAQGFEVRKALNGKMALTACQMVLPDVILLDINMPGMDGYQVCQQLKADDKTCEIPVIFISALDDVVDKAKAFDVGGVDYIAKPFHGAEVVLRIENQINLRLLQVKLQEKNFLLQEALDNLKAAQVQQIQNEKMVALGQLVAGIAHEINNPISFIYGNLQYAGQYVQDLVNIIEVYQQEYPKPSPKVEQIAEDIDLNFVIKDLQNLIGAMYRGSNRIRKIVLALQNFSRHDESQMKRVNIHEGIENTLVMLQHRLKETLNRPAIIIVKNYGNLPLVTCYASELNQVFMHLLNNAIDALEKGVGSGQWGDEGIRGQEDKGTREQGDKSNDPCLMPQIQIYTEVTNSNMVKIAIADNGVGIQESLRSRLFDPFFTTKPVGKGSGLGLSISYQIIVQKHRGEITCTSSVGKGAEFAIEIPIEQSEH, from the coding sequence ATGCATTTAAATCAAACTAACCATCATAAAAAAAATATTTTGGTGGTAGATGATACCCCAGATAATTTGCGGCTTTTGTCGGCAATGTTGACTGCACAAGGTTTTGAAGTTCGCAAAGCCTTAAATGGCAAAATGGCGCTGACTGCGTGTCAAATGGTTTTGCCAGATGTGATTTTGTTGGATATCAATATGCCAGGTATGGATGGCTATCAAGTTTGTCAACAGCTCAAAGCTGACGATAAAACTTGCGAAATTCCAGTGATTTTTATTAGCGCCCTTGATGATGTTGTAGATAAGGCAAAAGCCTTTGATGTTGGCGGTGTAGATTATATTGCCAAACCTTTTCATGGAGCAGAAGTTGTGTTGCGGATTGAAAATCAGATTAATTTACGTTTGCTCCAAGTTAAACTGCAAGAAAAAAACTTTTTACTCCAAGAAGCTCTTGATAATTTGAAAGCCGCTCAAGTTCAACAAATTCAAAACGAAAAAATGGTAGCCTTGGGGCAGTTAGTAGCGGGAATTGCTCATGAAATTAATAACCCAATCAGTTTTATTTATGGAAATCTCCAATATGCTGGTCAATATGTGCAAGACTTAGTAAATATTATTGAAGTTTATCAGCAAGAATATCCAAAACCCAGTCCAAAAGTTGAGCAAATAGCTGAAGATATAGACCTGAATTTTGTGATTAAAGATTTGCAAAATCTCATAGGTGCAATGTATAGAGGCTCTAATCGTATTCGGAAAATAGTACTGGCATTACAAAATTTTTCTCGACACGATGAATCCCAGATGAAGCGGGTAAATATCCATGAAGGCATCGAAAATACTTTAGTGATGTTACAGCATCGACTCAAGGAAACACTAAATCGCCCAGCAATTATTATAGTTAAAAATTATGGGAACTTGCCTCTAGTAACCTGTTATGCAAGTGAACTGAATCAGGTATTTATGCATCTATTGAATAATGCCATTGATGCTTTAGAAAAGGGAGTGGGGAGTGGGCAATGGGGAGATGAGGGGATAAGAGGACAAGAGGACAAGGGAACAAGGGAACAAGGGGACAAGAGTAATGATCCATGCCTCATGCCCCAGATTCAGATTTACACAGAGGTGACAAACTCTAATATGGTCAAAATTGCGATCGCTGATAATGGCGTTGGTATACAAGAGTCATTGCGATCGCGTTTATTTGACCCGTTTTTTACCACAAAACCTGTGGGCAAGGGTAGTGGCTTAGGATTGTCAATTAGCTATCAAATTATTGTCCAAAAACACCGAGGAGAGATTACCTGCACCTCCTCTGTTGGAAAAGGAGCAGAATTTGCGATCGAAATTCCCATCGAACAATCTGAGCATTAA
- a CDS encoding beta strand repeat-containing protein: protein MNNFKYLGCVTFFGVLASASTAIAQTTPEEPIFTPRFGVRYTTEGAGYESFTNFEGFLPILQTPGNSLTFLEGKVLLDNDSNLAGNILLGHRFFSGKSNRIFGGYISYSTRDTGKSNFDQLGLGFETLGSWDFRFNAYLPLNSSENQVDQRNLPFFQGDSLMIQRSRFLEVAMSGVDAEVGTRLASIGNGDLRGYAGVYYYSGGQSKEAFGWKTRIEARPNDYLGLSLSLQNDDLFDTRLVFSIGANFPGSGARRSKPKKDSALARMATTVENQATILVAVENRTDSFAATIESENQGSTNNTNTATNNTDTPTNNTNTPTNNNRSIIIHVAPGGTGNGTFESPFGTIADALAVAKADNVIYVRSNPTTVFAPFTIPDGVRVFSSGPLQVVNVKDLGVVTLPLSGSGIHPTITGMVPTGNGLITLGNNTVISGFNIQIPGTNDARGVKGTNISNVRILDNKITNAFSEGIYLENVIGTVEIARNTITDTRNPAIDTSLESGIFVWNYQGITDLTITDNRIITNLDVDTSYRVDGIEVNLCRDFNATFVDKTCSSNASITANILNNQIIYNGQVNGGSGADGIDLNLGNLGQGTFVVSGNTLTNIVDEGISINAVANSEGNFTIANNIITNVGDSSLKVELLKPEGATPAVNLFNNSITNFTITGNTLDAAGNDGIDFEVADKADVTVTIANNIIQNIGSGDNGDRAIQLQAIDNAIIRPTIDSNTISNISGDGIQLQQVTNPQVINNNITNAGEQGIQIETASITANIINNRITDAQQQSISLSEVTGTVSVNQNTVNGINNNNGIVISNTTGATTLTVNSNNLTENFNDVRVSLAGTASGTLQINENTITNNGTAVDVQLSDSANFSSVTINNNQINGVDADITSTGINLQAFNDVLADNVTVSGNTINTITNGDGIILQLNGNSSAIFTISNNTISDIRDTVTGDFNFIDGINIEFFDNANSTVNVTNNNISDIAGRGIGAANFSNTTTLDVQITDNQISNTTAEGIGLDDLQGNVEVVNNTIENSQVVGIKLSGGDIAKITDNTITNAGTQGIQVENASGTINIDRNTITDANQESIALSEVTGTVTVNQNIINGLNNSFGIFTQNSTGSVNLIIEDNSLSENSNDISVRLSGTASGTAQIDNNTISNIGSSVDVQLTDSANLSSITINNNQITGVDTSTASSGINFQAADDVVANNVTVSGNTINTITNNNGMNFQVRNNSQTIFTISGNTITNVRDFNPGDSILTDAINLDFFDDNVSSSATISNNVLSVIDGNAIHATNNGNDTINSVKVTITGNQTSNIKYYNLYLDNISDYQYVP from the coding sequence ATGAATAATTTTAAATATTTGGGTTGCGTTACTTTCTTTGGGGTTTTGGCTTCTGCATCAACGGCTATTGCTCAAACAACACCAGAAGAACCGATATTTACTCCCCGCTTTGGAGTACGCTACACCACTGAGGGAGCAGGATATGAATCATTTACCAATTTTGAGGGGTTTTTGCCTATTTTACAAACTCCTGGTAATAGTTTGACTTTCTTAGAAGGGAAGGTTTTATTAGACAATGACTCTAATTTAGCTGGCAATATATTGTTAGGACATCGATTTTTTAGCGGAAAATCTAACCGTATTTTTGGTGGTTATATTTCTTATTCTACCCGCGACACAGGTAAGAGTAATTTCGATCAGTTAGGGCTAGGTTTTGAAACTTTAGGTAGTTGGGATTTTCGCTTTAATGCTTATCTTCCGTTGAATTCTTCAGAAAACCAAGTTGACCAAAGGAATCTGCCATTCTTTCAAGGTGATTCATTAATGATACAGCGATCGCGCTTTTTAGAAGTGGCGATGTCTGGCGTCGATGCAGAAGTTGGTACACGCTTAGCAAGCATTGGTAATGGGGACTTGCGGGGCTATGCGGGTGTATACTACTACTCTGGTGGTCAATCGAAGGAAGCTTTTGGCTGGAAAACCAGAATCGAAGCTCGTCCTAATGATTATTTGGGTTTAAGTCTTTCTCTACAAAATGACGACCTATTTGATACTAGGCTGGTTTTTAGTATTGGTGCCAATTTCCCTGGTAGTGGTGCTAGGAGAAGCAAGCCGAAGAAAGATAGTGCTTTAGCGCGGATGGCAACAACAGTAGAGAACCAAGCTACTATTTTAGTTGCGGTTGAAAACAGAACTGATTCTTTTGCTGCAACCATTGAATCAGAAAATCAAGGGTCTACAAATAATACTAATACTGCAACAAATAATACTGATACGCCTACAAATAATACTAATACTCCGACAAATAATAATCGCTCCATAATTATTCACGTAGCCCCCGGTGGTACTGGTAATGGTACTTTTGAATCTCCCTTTGGCACAATTGCTGACGCTTTGGCGGTAGCTAAAGCAGACAATGTGATTTATGTTCGTTCTAATCCAACCACTGTTTTTGCACCATTTACTATTCCCGATGGCGTTCGGGTATTTTCTAGTGGCCCTCTACAAGTAGTTAATGTCAAAGATTTGGGAGTCGTCACCCTACCTTTATCTGGTAGTGGGATACATCCAACAATTACTGGCATGGTTCCCACTGGGAATGGGTTAATTACACTGGGTAACAATACTGTTATTTCTGGATTTAATATTCAAATTCCTGGTACTAATGATGCGAGAGGCGTTAAGGGAACTAACATTAGTAATGTGAGAATTTTAGATAATAAAATCACCAATGCTTTTAGCGAAGGTATTTATTTAGAAAATGTCATAGGTACGGTAGAAATTGCCAGAAATACTATCACTGATACTCGCAATCCTGCAATTGACACTAGTTTAGAAAGTGGTATTTTTGTTTGGAATTACCAAGGAATTACCGATTTAACAATTACTGATAACCGCATCATCACCAACTTGGATGTTGATACTAGTTACAGAGTAGACGGGATTGAAGTTAATCTCTGCCGCGATTTTAATGCAACTTTTGTAGATAAAACTTGTTCTAGCAATGCCAGCATTACAGCTAATATCCTCAATAACCAGATTATTTACAATGGTCAAGTTAATGGTGGTTCTGGTGCGGATGGTATTGATTTGAATTTAGGTAATTTAGGCCAAGGCACATTTGTAGTTAGTGGTAATACCCTAACTAACATTGTTGATGAAGGTATTTCAATTAATGCCGTCGCTAATTCTGAAGGTAATTTTACTATTGCTAATAATATTATTACCAATGTTGGTGATAGTAGTCTTAAAGTTGAATTGCTGAAGCCAGAAGGCGCAACTCCGGCTGTAAATTTGTTTAATAATAGTATTACTAACTTCACGATTACAGGTAATACTTTAGATGCGGCTGGTAATGATGGTATTGACTTTGAAGTGGCAGACAAAGCAGATGTAACTGTGACTATTGCTAATAATATTATCCAAAATATTGGCAGTGGTGATAATGGCGATCGCGCTATTCAATTACAAGCAATAGATAATGCGATTATTCGTCCTACAATTGATAGTAATACTATTAGCAATATTTCTGGAGATGGTATACAACTACAACAGGTAACTAATCCTCAAGTTATCAACAACAACATTACAAATGCAGGTGAGCAAGGTATTCAGATAGAAACTGCAAGCATTACTGCTAATATTATTAACAACAGAATTACAGATGCTCAGCAACAAAGTATTAGCTTATCTGAAGTTACAGGTACAGTTAGTGTTAACCAAAATACTGTTAATGGCATTAATAACAACAATGGTATTGTTATCAGCAATACTACAGGTGCAACAACTTTAACAGTTAATAGCAATAATTTGACAGAAAACTTTAATGATGTTCGTGTCAGTTTAGCGGGTACTGCTTCCGGAACTTTACAAATTAACGAAAATACTATTACTAATAATGGTACTGCTGTGGATGTGCAATTGTCAGACAGTGCTAATTTTAGCAGTGTAACTATCAACAACAATCAAATCAATGGAGTCGATGCAGATATTACATCAACTGGTATCAACTTACAAGCCTTTAACGATGTTCTTGCCGATAATGTTACTGTCTCAGGCAATACTATCAACACCATAACTAATGGAGATGGAATTATTCTTCAACTCAATGGAAATAGTAGTGCTATATTTACAATTTCTAATAACACAATTAGCGATATTAGAGATACTGTGACTGGAGATTTCAATTTTATTGATGGTATCAATATAGAGTTTTTTGATAATGCCAATTCTACAGTCAATGTTACTAATAATAACATCTCTGACATAGCTGGACGCGGTATTGGTGCGGCTAACTTCAGCAATACAACTACTTTGGATGTGCAGATTACAGACAATCAAATCTCAAATACCACTGCTGAAGGTATTGGTTTAGATGATTTGCAAGGCAATGTAGAAGTAGTAAATAACACTATCGAAAATAGTCAAGTTGTAGGAATTAAATTGAGTGGTGGTGATATAGCAAAAATTACTGATAATACTATAACTAATGCAGGTACTCAAGGTATCCAGGTAGAAAATGCTAGCGGTACTATCAATATAGATAGGAATACAATTACCGATGCTAATCAAGAAAGTATTGCCTTATCTGAAGTAACAGGTACAGTTACCGTTAACCAAAATATTATTAACGGTCTTAACAACAGTTTTGGTATTTTTACCCAAAATTCTACAGGTAGTGTGAATTTAATAATTGAAGATAATAGTTTATCAGAAAACTCGAATGATATTAGCGTTAGATTGTCTGGTACGGCATCCGGTACAGCACAGATCGATAATAATACCATTTCTAATATTGGTAGTAGTGTCGATGTTCAATTAACAGATAGTGCTAATTTGAGCAGTATAACGATTAATAACAATCAAATTACTGGAGTAGACACAAGTACTGCCTCAAGTGGTATCAACTTCCAAGCTGCTGATGATGTTGTTGCTAACAATGTTACTGTTTCTGGGAATACTATTAACACCATAACCAATAATAATGGAATGAATTTTCAAGTCAGGAATAATTCTCAGACCATCTTTACAATATCTGGGAACACAATTACCAATGTGCGAGATTTTAACCCAGGAGACTCGATATTGACTGATGCTATTAACCTAGATTTTTTTGATGATAATGTTAGTAGCAGTGCTACAATCTCCAACAATGTTCTCTCAGTAATTGATGGAAACGCCATCCATGCTACTAATAATGGCAACGATACCATTAACTCAGTAAAGGTAACAATTACAGGAAATCAAACTAGTAACATAAAATATTACAATTTGTATCTTGACAATATTTCAGATTATCAATACGTGCCATAA